One segment of Pseudomonas sp. FP2196 DNA contains the following:
- a CDS encoding LysR family transcriptional regulator has product MDLANLNAFIAIAETGSFSGAGERLHLTQPAISKRIAGLEQQLKVRLFDRLGREVGLTEAGRALLPRAYQILNVLDDTRRALTNLTGEVSGRLTLATSHHIGLHRLPPLLREFTRRYPQVALDIQFLDSEVAYEEILHGRAELAVITLAPEPHTLVKATPVWDDPLDFVVAPEHSLISNGAVSLADIAGHPAVFPGGNTFTHHIVQRLFEAQGLTPNIAMSTNYLETIKMMVSIGLAWSVLPRTMLDDQVASIALPGIQLTRQLGYIVHTERTLSNAAKAFMALLDAQIDLPGTQG; this is encoded by the coding sequence ATGGATCTGGCCAACCTCAATGCTTTTATCGCGATTGCCGAGACCGGCAGCTTCTCCGGCGCCGGCGAACGCCTGCACCTGACGCAACCTGCGATCAGCAAGCGCATCGCCGGGCTGGAACAGCAATTAAAGGTGCGCCTGTTTGATCGGCTGGGTCGCGAAGTCGGTCTGACTGAGGCGGGCCGTGCCCTGCTGCCTCGGGCTTATCAGATTCTCAACGTGCTGGACGACACCCGCCGCGCATTGACCAACCTCACCGGCGAAGTCAGCGGCCGCCTGACGCTGGCCACCAGTCACCACATCGGCCTGCACCGTTTGCCGCCGTTATTAAGGGAGTTCACCCGCCGCTACCCACAGGTCGCGCTGGATATTCAGTTTCTCGATTCGGAAGTGGCCTACGAAGAAATTCTCCATGGCCGTGCGGAACTGGCGGTCATCACCCTAGCCCCGGAGCCACATACGCTGGTCAAGGCCACCCCGGTGTGGGACGACCCGCTGGATTTCGTGGTCGCTCCCGAGCATTCACTGATCAGCAATGGCGCCGTCAGCCTGGCGGACATTGCCGGTCATCCGGCGGTTTTCCCCGGCGGCAACACATTTACACACCATATTGTTCAGCGTTTATTCGAGGCGCAGGGCCTGACGCCTAACATCGCCATGAGCACCAACTATCTGGAAACCATCAAAATGATGGTCTCCATCGGTCTGGCCTGGAGCGTTCTGCCGCGCACCATGCTAGACGATCAGGTCGCGAGCATCGCATTGCCGGGCATACAGCTCACTCGCCAGCTAGGCTATATCGTGCACACCGAACGGACGCTATCGAATGCGGCGAAGGCATTTATGGCCTTGCTGGATGCACAAATCGATCTGCCAGGGACTCAGGGCTAA
- a CDS encoding molecular chaperone HscC, translated as MQDATLPRPALLGIDLGTTNSLIAVWQDGQARLIPNALGDVLTPSVVSLDEDDTILVGKAARARLTTHPERTAAAFKRFMGSDKQVQLGARQFSPEELSALVLGSLKQDAEAFLGHPVSEAVISVPAYFSDEQRKRTLFAAELAGLSVTRLINEPTAAAMAYGLHEQKFERTLIFDLGGGTFDVTVLEYALPLIEVHASTGDNFLGGEDFTAALLQACLKHWQLTPAMVDAQSMASLGDALEQLKCKLGEGTQHLSWRHADKTFEWSLDEAAAVKIWEPLLARLRAPIEQALRDARLKPRDLDSLVLVGGATRMPAVQQMVATLFGRLPYRHLDPDTIVALGAATQAACKARDGAVEELILTDVCPYTLGIATMRGEDIKGAFSPIIERNTIIPTSRVERYYTTQPKQSLLRIAVYQGERPWVCDNILIDAFDVTLTPTEHIQELDVRFSYDINGLLEVDVTLLETGERHSHSIDRSPTGLDEQARRDSHNRLSTLKVHPRDALPNRTLLARLERAWMQSLGEQREHIAEWLHNFTSVLSGQQPSEIASHRSELNKALDQLRL; from the coding sequence ATGCAGGATGCAACCCTCCCCCGCCCGGCCCTGCTGGGCATTGACCTTGGCACCACCAACAGTCTGATCGCCGTCTGGCAGGACGGTCAGGCCCGATTGATTCCCAACGCCCTCGGCGACGTGCTGACCCCATCGGTGGTCAGCCTCGATGAAGACGACACGATTCTGGTCGGCAAAGCCGCCCGCGCCCGACTGACCACGCACCCGGAGCGCACCGCCGCTGCATTCAAGCGGTTCATGGGCAGCGATAAACAAGTCCAGCTCGGTGCACGTCAGTTCAGTCCGGAAGAGTTGTCGGCGCTGGTGCTCGGCTCACTCAAGCAGGACGCCGAAGCCTTTCTCGGCCACCCGGTGTCGGAAGCGGTGATTTCCGTTCCGGCGTATTTCAGCGACGAACAACGCAAACGCACGCTGTTTGCCGCTGAACTCGCCGGACTCTCGGTGACGCGTCTGATCAACGAGCCGACCGCCGCCGCCATGGCTTACGGACTGCATGAGCAGAAGTTCGAACGTACGCTGATCTTCGATCTTGGCGGCGGTACGTTCGACGTCACGGTGCTGGAATACGCTTTGCCGCTGATCGAAGTGCACGCCTCCACCGGCGACAACTTTCTCGGCGGCGAAGACTTCACGGCCGCGCTGTTACAGGCCTGCCTGAAACACTGGCAACTGACCCCGGCAATGGTCGATGCGCAAAGCATGGCCAGCCTCGGTGATGCGCTTGAGCAGCTCAAATGCAAACTCGGCGAAGGCACTCAACACCTGAGCTGGCGCCACGCCGACAAGACCTTCGAATGGTCACTGGACGAAGCCGCTGCGGTAAAAATCTGGGAACCGTTGCTGGCGCGTTTGCGCGCGCCAATCGAACAAGCGCTGCGCGATGCCCGACTCAAGCCCCGCGACCTCGACAGCCTGGTGCTGGTTGGCGGCGCCACGCGCATGCCGGCGGTGCAGCAAATGGTCGCCACGCTGTTCGGGCGCCTGCCTTACCGGCATCTTGATCCAGACACGATTGTTGCGCTGGGGGCGGCGACGCAAGCGGCGTGCAAGGCGCGTGACGGGGCGGTTGAAGAGTTGATTCTGACGGATGTCTGCCCGTATACGCTGGGGATTGCGACCATGCGTGGAGAAGACATCAAAGGTGCCTTCTCGCCCATCATCGAACGTAACACCATCATTCCTACGTCAAGGGTGGAGCGCTATTACACCACCCAGCCCAAGCAATCGCTGCTGCGCATCGCCGTCTATCAGGGTGAACGGCCGTGGGTTTGCGACAACATTCTGATTGATGCTTTCGATGTGACGTTGACGCCCACTGAACACATCCAGGAGCTGGACGTACGCTTCAGCTATGACATCAACGGTTTGCTCGAAGTCGACGTCACCCTGCTCGAAACCGGCGAGCGTCACAGTCACAGCATCGACCGCAGCCCCACCGGTCTGGACGAGCAAGCGCGTCGCGACAGCCATAACCGGCTGTCGACACTGAAAGTCCATCCGCGCGATGCGCTGCCCAACCGCACGTTGCTCGCCCGCCTGGAGCGAGCATGGATGCAGAGTCTGGGCGAGCAACGCGAGCACATTGCCGAATGGCTGCACAACTTCACCAGCGTGCTCAGCGGCCAGCAACCCTCGGAGATCGCCAGCCATCGCTCAGAGCTGAACAAGGCGCTGGATCAACTGCGTCTCTAA
- a CDS encoding PAS domain S-box protein — translation MPKSVDRIPPMPRIQAIDPRHSEQSWESAPQLLAALNGARLGAWYWDIERGQISWSRGTQALFGFDPRQPLPEDLEYLDLLPPEDRAKTVRAFHAVIAGAPLEQAMHHRIRWPDGSLHWLEINGSLLPDKNGRPRMIGVIREVTHQRQREQALSSSEKRFATLFHLCPNMVLLTRQEDGLISEANQYFESLFGWPVQSAIGRTTLELGLWVHPEQRGELVKKTKAKGELVSMEVQFRASNGQVLDGILSAQKVELEGQPYLLSTFLDTTERKAAEHALKDSQERLDLALDSAQLGTWDWHIPSGMLYGSARAAQLHGLEPIPFHESFDEFFEGVPGEERDSMRDAYRSLREGPAGNYQLTYRVQLPDGSSRYLESRARLYRDENGAPLRMAGTLLDITDQVEREQRLVASEEKFATLFQVSPDPICVTRQDSGDFIEINSSFTQTFGWSAADVIGRTAEDIGLWDASAKSLQRIERVIREQGLSNVAIIVQHKDGQSLTCVISSRQISVGDQPCIVTTLRDITQQQRSEAALKASEEKFAKAFHSSPDAITITERDTGRYLEVNDGFCRLTGYRADEVVGKTVYQVGIWAEEKQRSALLAELQIKGRVHHQEMLGRNKRGEMLTVEVSVEPITLNETACLLLTARDVSLLKNAEAQIRHLAYHDPLTNLPNRALLMDRLSQQIALLKRHNLRGALLFLDLDHFKHINDSLGHPVGDTVLKIITARLEASVRMEDTVARLGGDEFVVLLSGLEGTRNEVSAQVRELADTIRELLSEPMFLDGQRLQVTPSIGVALIPDHGSTPTDLLKRADIALYRAKDSGRNTTTMYHNTMQKAASERLRMETDLRMALSRGEFKVHFQPQVDAQNNRIIGAEALVRWNHPELGTQSPTEFIKVLEDSGLILEVGTWILDEACKSLKQLIALKLVDPLKFSLCVNISPRQFRQNDFVERIEHSMTSHGLPCSLLKLEITEGIVIQNLEDTISKMRRLKKLGVSFAMDDFGTGYSSLTYLKRLPVDTLKIDQSFIRDATTDPNDAEIIRAIVAMARSLELEVIAEGVETPEQLAFLQGLGCHLYQGYLHSRPLPLEGLKKLLP, via the coding sequence ATGCCGAAATCTGTTGACCGAATTCCGCCGATGCCGCGCATTCAAGCCATTGACCCGCGACACTCCGAGCAGAGCTGGGAGAGCGCGCCGCAATTGCTCGCGGCACTCAATGGCGCGCGGCTCGGCGCCTGGTATTGGGATATCGAGCGTGGGCAGATCAGTTGGTCACGGGGCACCCAGGCGTTGTTCGGTTTCGATCCGCGCCAGCCGCTGCCGGAAGATCTCGAATACCTCGATTTGCTGCCACCGGAAGATCGGGCAAAAACCGTGCGTGCCTTCCACGCAGTGATTGCCGGCGCACCGCTGGAACAGGCGATGCACCACCGTATCCGCTGGCCCGACGGCAGCCTGCATTGGCTGGAGATCAACGGCAGCTTGCTCCCGGATAAAAACGGCCGCCCCCGAATGATCGGGGTGATTCGTGAAGTCACCCACCAGCGCCAACGCGAACAGGCTCTGAGCAGCTCGGAGAAACGTTTCGCCACGCTGTTTCATCTGTGCCCGAACATGGTGCTGCTGACCCGACAGGAAGACGGCTTGATCAGCGAAGCCAACCAGTATTTTGAAAGTCTGTTCGGCTGGCCGGTACAGAGTGCCATTGGCCGCACCACCCTGGAACTGGGCCTGTGGGTTCACCCCGAGCAACGGGGCGAACTGGTCAAGAAAACCAAAGCCAAGGGCGAGTTGGTCAGCATGGAAGTGCAATTTCGCGCCAGTAACGGCCAAGTCCTTGACGGCATCCTCAGCGCGCAAAAGGTTGAACTCGAAGGCCAACCCTATCTGCTCAGCACCTTCCTCGACACCACCGAGCGCAAAGCCGCCGAACACGCCCTCAAAGACAGCCAGGAACGCCTCGATCTGGCGCTGGATTCGGCGCAGCTCGGCACCTGGGACTGGCACATTCCCAGTGGCATGCTCTACGGCTCGGCCCGTGCTGCGCAACTGCATGGCCTGGAACCGATTCCGTTTCATGAATCATTCGATGAGTTTTTCGAAGGCGTACCCGGCGAAGAACGCGACAGCATGCGCGATGCCTACCGAAGCCTGCGCGAAGGCCCGGCGGGCAATTATCAACTGACGTATCGCGTGCAACTGCCGGACGGCAGCTCGCGCTATCTGGAAAGCCGCGCCCGCCTCTACCGCGATGAAAACGGCGCACCGCTGCGCATGGCCGGCACGTTGCTGGACATCACCGATCAGGTCGAGCGCGAGCAGCGGCTGGTGGCGTCGGAAGAGAAATTCGCCACGCTGTTCCAGGTCAGCCCCGATCCGATCTGCGTCACGCGCCAGGACAGCGGCGATTTCATCGAAATCAACTCCAGCTTCACCCAAACGTTCGGCTGGAGCGCTGCTGACGTGATCGGTCGCACGGCCGAAGATATCGGCCTGTGGGACGCCTCGGCCAAAAGCCTGCAACGCATCGAACGGGTTATCCGTGAACAGGGCCTGAGCAATGTCGCGATCATCGTCCAGCACAAGGATGGCCAGTCGCTGACCTGCGTGATTTCCAGCCGGCAGATCAGCGTCGGCGACCAACCGTGCATCGTCACCACGCTGCGGGATATCACCCAACAGCAACGCTCGGAAGCCGCACTCAAGGCCAGTGAAGAGAAATTCGCCAAGGCCTTTCACTCCAGCCCCGACGCGATCACCATCACCGAGCGCGACACCGGGCGCTATCTGGAGGTCAACGATGGTTTCTGCCGCCTCACCGGCTATCGCGCCGATGAAGTGGTCGGTAAAACCGTATATCAGGTGGGCATCTGGGCCGAGGAGAAGCAACGCTCGGCATTGTTGGCCGAGTTGCAGATCAAGGGGCGCGTGCATCATCAGGAAATGCTCGGGCGCAACAAACGCGGGGAAATGCTAACGGTTGAGGTCTCGGTCGAGCCGATCACCCTGAACGAAACAGCGTGCCTGCTGCTGACTGCCCGGGACGTCAGCCTGTTGAAAAACGCCGAAGCACAGATCCGTCATCTGGCTTACCACGACCCGCTGACCAACCTGCCCAACCGCGCCCTGCTGATGGATCGTCTGAGCCAGCAGATCGCCCTGCTCAAACGCCACAACCTGCGCGGTGCGCTGCTGTTTCTCGATCTGGATCACTTCAAGCACATCAACGACTCCCTCGGCCACCCGGTCGGAGACACCGTGCTGAAGATCATCACCGCAAGGCTCGAAGCCAGCGTGCGTATGGAGGATACGGTCGCACGCCTGGGCGGCGATGAATTCGTGGTGCTGCTCAGCGGCCTGGAAGGCACTCGCAATGAAGTCAGCGCGCAGGTGCGCGAACTGGCCGACACCATACGCGAGCTACTATCGGAGCCGATGTTCCTCGACGGTCAACGCCTGCAAGTGACGCCGAGCATTGGCGTGGCGCTGATTCCGGACCACGGCTCGACCCCGACCGACCTGCTCAAACGCGCCGACATCGCCCTGTACCGGGCCAAGGATTCCGGGCGCAACACCACGACGATGTACCACAACACCATGCAGAAGGCGGCCAGCGAACGGTTGCGCATGGAGACTGACTTGCGCATGGCGCTGTCCCGCGGCGAATTCAAAGTGCACTTCCAGCCGCAGGTCGACGCGCAGAACAATCGCATCATTGGCGCCGAAGCCCTGGTGCGCTGGAATCATCCGGAACTCGGTACGCAGTCGCCGACCGAGTTCATCAAGGTACTGGAAGACAGCGGCCTGATTCTGGAGGTCGGCACATGGATCCTCGACGAAGCCTGCAAGTCCCTCAAACAACTGATTGCCCTGAAGCTGGTCGACCCGCTGAAATTCAGCCTGTGCGTGAACATCAGCCCACGACAGTTCCGCCAGAACGATTTCGTCGAGCGCATCGAACACAGCATGACCAGCCACGGCCTGCCTTGCTCGCTGCTGAAACTGGAAATCACCGAAGGCATCGTCATTCAGAACCTGGAAGACACCATCAGTAAAATGCGTCGTCTGAAAAAACTCGGCGTGAGCTTCGCCATGGACGATTTCGGCACCGGCTATTCGTCGCTGACTTACCTCAAGCGTTTGCCGGTGGACACGCTGAAAATCGACCAGTCGTTCATTCGCGATGCAACCACCGATCCGAACGACGCGGAGATCATCCGCGCCATCGTTGCCATGGCCCGCAGCCTGGAACTCGAAGTGATTGCCGAAGGCGTGGAAACCCCGGAGCAACTGGCCTTCCTGCAAGGGCTGGGCTGCCACTTGTATCAGGGCTATCTGCACAGTCGGCCATTGCCGCTGGAGGGTCTGAAAAAGCTGCTGCCCTGA
- a CDS encoding DUF805 domain-containing protein, with the protein MSCWIRLGIEPTNDETLIRNAYRARLPAHHPETDPQGFQALRMAYENALRLAREDEEEEPEDEYESQASEQTVVEVPPVFGDFCELLDDSARRFNFAAWQAFVRGLDELSLDVLDELNWALYHRMADAGPLSYRCANLLAKRMAWDQQLLDLGFDDAHQVEFFLQRIETPDPFDTDLMSTWSEAAQTESLWYARSLDFIFNQRPLQEFADFASQHTCLPLPDDAAFLKRLLVQFTQAGIGGPTFLQCCIEQQLAVPDDVDWLYLLACQNSLLGQDDQALPCWIRLWNEHRHPMAESRLLELCAKRQPTFLPLLIQAFDRLQGISAWPEDLGDDGQVYGCPSQHPETLNRWLGVGRLKLESLAQSFVDWRMSGDELPLLAQLLGENADSRLLHLYRHAWALHRGNSALLQQIVDAPLPIDALESLVMSGFKYQAEQHLRWLSRAPIALAMGAFSDADSSARPLPQVLTQGEPHKVCRLWLRRLRPYSDAALERLADAFKLAAVKDDCDLSELDLILQLSRRGIQLPPVGLGEATWEWHSQTLFLLALLDQPQRWLQMIDAQCVERLPFNPAHPLSRLQPLLRRLQREQGSCDGLLGWLQGNDPVHGLLVQQLFSVQQALDSTRLPANTLLYTCLESDRAACGDDLLGLMMFWGVLYHDPSLSAEQHRALLQSIAAVSCEDAWFEGFRDGLIKGEPVWPPRKVLTDFGVDKLLAYEALDALKGLIRYGTAGVPKTRVLRQLQQGKDDVQNSVGLRLALCAILSWSERLLLAKSDVQPVPARAIWRLGSRLGRKAFIAQVLGCLVIAPVAGLISGTTGAGILILLLGVLLVFGAILRRLHDMGRGIPTLLIFMALTPVLPFLPLVLFGLAGDKLPNRYGVPPDSGDSEMLSGGLQAALRRLNG; encoded by the coding sequence ATGAGTTGCTGGATCCGCCTGGGCATCGAGCCTACTAACGACGAAACCCTGATTCGCAACGCCTACCGCGCACGCTTGCCGGCACATCACCCGGAGACTGACCCGCAAGGCTTCCAGGCGCTGCGCATGGCCTACGAAAACGCCCTGCGTCTGGCGCGTGAAGACGAGGAAGAAGAACCCGAGGACGAGTACGAGTCCCAAGCCTCAGAACAGACTGTCGTTGAGGTCCCTCCCGTGTTCGGGGATTTTTGCGAGCTGCTGGATGATTCCGCGCGCCGGTTCAATTTCGCCGCGTGGCAGGCCTTTGTCCGAGGGCTGGATGAGCTGTCGCTGGACGTGCTCGATGAACTCAACTGGGCGCTGTACCACCGGATGGCCGACGCCGGTCCGTTGTCGTACCGTTGCGCGAATCTGTTGGCCAAGCGTATGGCCTGGGATCAACAGTTGCTGGATCTGGGCTTCGACGACGCACATCAGGTGGAGTTCTTTCTCCAGCGAATCGAAACGCCGGACCCGTTTGATACGGATCTGATGAGCACATGGTCCGAGGCAGCCCAAACTGAATCGCTGTGGTACGCCCGTAGTCTCGACTTCATCTTCAACCAGCGCCCACTGCAGGAGTTCGCCGACTTCGCCAGTCAGCATACCTGTCTGCCGTTGCCGGATGATGCCGCGTTTCTCAAGCGTCTGTTGGTGCAGTTCACTCAGGCAGGTATTGGCGGGCCGACGTTTTTGCAGTGCTGTATCGAACAGCAGCTTGCCGTACCGGACGATGTCGACTGGCTTTACCTGTTGGCGTGTCAGAACAGTCTGCTGGGCCAGGACGATCAGGCATTGCCGTGCTGGATCCGGCTGTGGAACGAGCATCGCCATCCGATGGCTGAAAGTCGTTTGCTGGAGCTGTGCGCCAAGCGTCAGCCGACTTTTCTGCCGCTGCTGATTCAGGCATTCGATCGCCTGCAGGGTATTTCTGCCTGGCCAGAGGATCTTGGCGATGACGGCCAAGTGTATGGCTGTCCGTCACAACATCCCGAGACGCTGAACCGCTGGCTGGGTGTCGGGCGGTTAAAGCTTGAGAGCCTTGCGCAAAGCTTTGTCGATTGGCGCATGAGCGGTGATGAGCTGCCATTGCTCGCGCAATTGTTGGGCGAAAATGCCGACAGCCGATTGCTGCATCTGTACCGGCATGCCTGGGCGCTGCATCGGGGTAATTCGGCTTTGCTGCAGCAGATTGTGGATGCACCGCTGCCGATCGATGCCCTCGAAAGCCTGGTGATGAGCGGATTCAAATATCAGGCTGAGCAACACCTGCGCTGGCTGAGCAGGGCACCGATTGCACTGGCCATGGGCGCTTTCAGTGACGCGGATTCTAGTGCGCGGCCCTTGCCGCAGGTACTGACGCAAGGCGAGCCGCATAAGGTCTGTCGTCTATGGTTGCGTCGCTTGCGGCCTTACAGCGACGCTGCGCTGGAAAGACTGGCAGACGCGTTCAAGCTGGCTGCGGTCAAAGACGACTGCGACTTGTCCGAACTCGATTTGATTCTGCAGTTAAGCCGGCGCGGGATTCAGTTGCCGCCGGTCGGGCTGGGTGAGGCCACTTGGGAGTGGCACTCGCAGACCCTGTTTTTGCTGGCATTGCTGGACCAGCCCCAACGCTGGCTGCAAATGATTGATGCGCAGTGCGTGGAGCGCCTGCCTTTCAATCCGGCCCATCCCTTGAGTCGCCTGCAACCTTTGTTGCGGCGCTTGCAGCGTGAGCAAGGCAGTTGCGATGGTTTGCTCGGATGGCTGCAAGGCAATGACCCGGTACATGGCTTGTTGGTGCAGCAATTGTTCAGCGTACAGCAGGCACTCGACAGCACGCGGTTACCGGCCAATACCCTGCTTTACACCTGCCTTGAAAGCGATCGTGCTGCCTGTGGCGACGATTTGCTGGGTTTGATGATGTTCTGGGGCGTGCTCTATCACGACCCGAGTCTGAGTGCCGAACAGCATCGCGCATTGCTGCAGTCGATTGCGGCGGTCAGTTGTGAAGACGCCTGGTTCGAAGGTTTTCGCGATGGCTTGATCAAAGGCGAGCCGGTATGGCCGCCGCGCAAAGTGCTGACGGATTTTGGTGTCGACAAACTGCTGGCGTATGAAGCGCTGGATGCGCTCAAGGGCTTGATTCGCTATGGCACTGCCGGGGTGCCGAAAACGCGCGTCCTGCGCCAACTGCAACAGGGCAAGGACGATGTGCAGAACAGTGTCGGGTTGCGCCTGGCCCTTTGCGCGATATTGTCCTGGTCGGAACGATTACTGCTGGCGAAAAGCGATGTGCAGCCGGTACCGGCGAGAGCGATCTGGCGTCTCGGCTCGCGGTTGGGGCGCAAGGCTTTTATCGCTCAGGTCTTGGGGTGTTTGGTGATTGCGCCGGTGGCAGGGTTGATCAGTGGCACCACGGGCGCTGGCATTCTTATCCTGTTATTGGGCGTGCTGCTGGTGTTCGGCGCTATTCTGCGCCGCTTGCACGACATGGGCCGGGGCATTCCGACGTTGCTGATCTTCATGGCGCTGACGCCGGTTCTGCCATTTTTGCCGTTGGTGTTGTTCGGGCTTGCCGGTGACAAGTTGCCCAACCGCTATGGTGTGCCGCCGGACAGCGGCGATTCCGAGATGCTATCCGGCGGCTTGCAGGCTGCTTTGCGGCGGCTCAACGGTTAG
- the leuC gene encoding 3-isopropylmalate dehydratase large subunit: MAGKTLYDKLWDSHLVKQRDDGSALIYIDRHIIHEVTSPQAFEGLRLAGRKPWRIDANIATPDHNVPTTPERKGGIEAIADQVSRLQVQTLDDNCDEYGIVEFKMNDVRQGIVHVISPEQGATLPGMTVVCGDSHTSTHGAFGALAHGIGTSEVEHVLATQCLVAKKMKNMLVRVEGQLPFGVTAKDIVLAVIGKIGTAGGNGHAIEFAGSAIRDLSVEGRMTICNMSIEAGARVGLVAADQKTVDYVKGRPFAPKGAQWDMAVEAWKELVSDADAKFDTVVELDATQIKPQVSWGTSPEMVLAVDQNVPDPAKEMDLVKRDSIVRALKYMGLTANQAITDIQLDRVFIGSCTNSRIEDLRAAAVIAKGRKVASTIKQAIVVPGSGLVKAQAEAEGLDKIFLEAGFEWREPGCSMCLAMNPDRLESGEHCASTSNRNFEGRQGAGGRTHLVSPAMAAAAAVNGRFIDVRELI, from the coding sequence ATGGCCGGCAAAACGCTCTACGACAAGCTCTGGGATTCGCATTTGGTCAAACAGCGCGACGATGGCTCGGCGCTGATTTACATCGATCGTCACATCATCCACGAAGTGACCTCGCCGCAAGCCTTCGAAGGCCTGCGCCTGGCCGGGCGCAAGCCTTGGCGCATCGATGCCAACATCGCGACCCCGGACCACAACGTACCGACGACTCCAGAGCGCAAGGGCGGCATCGAAGCCATTGCCGATCAGGTCTCGCGTTTGCAGGTTCAGACCCTCGATGACAACTGCGATGAATACGGCATCGTCGAGTTCAAGATGAACGACGTCCGCCAAGGCATCGTCCACGTGATCAGCCCGGAGCAGGGCGCGACCTTGCCGGGCATGACCGTGGTCTGCGGCGATTCCCACACCTCGACCCACGGCGCATTCGGCGCGTTGGCTCACGGTATCGGCACTTCCGAGGTCGAGCACGTGCTCGCCACCCAGTGTCTGGTCGCCAAGAAAATGAAAAACATGCTGGTGCGCGTCGAAGGCCAATTGCCGTTCGGTGTGACCGCCAAGGACATCGTCCTCGCCGTGATCGGCAAGATCGGCACTGCCGGTGGTAACGGCCACGCCATTGAATTCGCTGGCAGCGCGATCCGCGACCTGTCCGTCGAAGGCCGCATGACCATCTGCAACATGTCCATCGAAGCCGGCGCCCGCGTGGGGCTGGTGGCGGCGGATCAAAAGACTGTTGATTACGTGAAAGGTCGTCCGTTCGCACCGAAAGGCGCGCAGTGGGACATGGCAGTCGAAGCCTGGAAAGAGCTGGTGTCCGACGCCGACGCGAAGTTCGACACCGTGGTTGAGCTCGACGCCACGCAGATCAAGCCGCAAGTCAGCTGGGGCACTTCGCCTGAAATGGTGTTGGCCGTTGATCAGAACGTGCCCGATCCGGCCAAAGAGATGGATCTGGTCAAGCGCGACTCGATCGTCCGCGCCTTGAAATACATGGGTTTGACCGCCAATCAGGCGATCACTGACATTCAGCTCGATCGCGTCTTCATCGGCTCCTGCACCAACTCGCGGATCGAAGATTTGCGCGCGGCGGCAGTTATCGCCAAGGGCCGTAAAGTCGCTTCGACGATCAAGCAAGCGATCGTGGTGCCGGGCTCGGGTCTGGTGAAGGCGCAGGCTGAAGCCGAAGGTCTGGACAAGATTTTCCTCGAGGCTGGTTTCGAATGGCGTGAGCCGGGTTGCTCGATGTGCCTGGCGATGAACCCGGACCGCTTGGAGTCCGGCGAGCATTGCGCCTCGACCTCCAACCGTAACTTCGAAGGCCGTCAGGGCGCCGGTGGCCGTACCCACCTCGTCAGCCCGGCCATGGCTGCTGCGGCAGCGGTGAACGGTCGTTTCATCGACGTTCGTGAATTGATCTAA
- a CDS encoding DUF1266 domain-containing protein: protein MDEIQQRWLCALSAPMAAINTGASYDDPAFCNDRYIDLQDSWGIDDRGQLFDMLERMTDDGHAKHLSAAYLAWQRCLPSEWQALLDDLSPRERILHEFASRTFGSCGPGGILSWDYGRMGFLLRCAVRNQWVDLDESNWLHSRLALRAQFHYGSWMAYFDGFVVGRTFWSCLSASDDELARELDRQGANALNLRIARGLAENIPRFLADLPWHMEIDLPPRPASLKEFDWS, encoded by the coding sequence ATGGACGAGATTCAACAGCGCTGGCTGTGCGCCCTGTCTGCACCCATGGCGGCGATCAATACCGGCGCCAGCTACGACGACCCCGCGTTCTGCAATGATCGCTACATCGATCTGCAGGACAGTTGGGGTATCGATGACCGTGGGCAATTGTTCGACATGCTCGAACGGATGACCGACGACGGCCATGCCAAACACCTCAGCGCGGCCTATCTGGCGTGGCAGCGTTGTCTGCCGAGTGAATGGCAGGCCTTGCTTGACGACCTGAGTCCCCGCGAACGCATCCTGCATGAGTTTGCCAGTCGCACGTTCGGCAGTTGTGGGCCGGGCGGGATTTTGTCCTGGGACTATGGTCGCATGGGTTTTCTCTTGCGCTGTGCGGTGCGCAATCAGTGGGTCGACCTGGACGAAAGCAACTGGCTGCACAGTCGTTTGGCCCTCAGAGCGCAATTTCACTACGGTAGCTGGATGGCTTACTTCGATGGCTTTGTCGTGGGCCGGACGTTTTGGTCCTGCCTGAGCGCCAGCGACGACGAGCTGGCGCGCGAACTCGATCGACAAGGCGCCAACGCCCTTAACCTGCGGATTGCCCGCGGCCTTGCCGAAAACATCCCTCGGTTCCTTGCTGATTTGCCGTGGCATATGGAAATCGATTTGCCGCCACGCCCGGCATCGCTCAAGGAGTTCGACTGGTCATGA